CGGGGTCGTAATCGACGTACAGCGTCCCCGTCGTCGGTTGGGGGTCCACGTCTCTGACGCCCGCGTCCGCGCGGACGCTCGTTTCGACTTTCTCCGCGCAGGAGGCGCAGTCCATCTCCGGCACCGAGAGGCGAAGCGTCTCGACGCCGCCCCCGTCCGCGGGCGTCTCCGTCACCTCGTCCGTCTCGGCGGCCGACGCGCCCGCCTCTCGTTCGGCGGTCGGTCCGTCGGCGTCGCACCCGCAGTCGTCCCCGGACCCGCACTCGCCCTCCGGCGAGTCGTGGTCGTGACCGCGGTGCTCGTCGTCTCTGCTCATAGTTGTCGCTAGGAGGTCACGGGTTATTAATTCGGCTACCAAATACGGCCGCTCGGGTGGGAATGCTTGCTATGGACGTTCGGCCGATATAATAACAGAACGCTTATTCGTCTCTCCGCGTCGGGTGCGGCTGAGAGGAGTAAGCCCCCTTCTGTTCGTCCCGGCATTCGGCTAAGCGTCCGCGTCCTCCCCGGACGACTCCGGGGGCACCTCGGGCCGTCCCGAGGGTGCTGTCCGGACTACCTTGGCGGCGCGGACTTGCACCGGTGAGGATTCACCGTTCCATCCGTTCTCGACCGTCCGCGCGCGGCCACGAAGTGACCGCGCATCCCTCTGCGGGTTAACTCCCTTCCCTTACGGGTCGGTTCGCACGCATCATCGGTCGGGTCGAGGGGTCTCGTTTCTGTTTCAGAGCCAGCCGTCTCCGACTCCGGGCTTGCGCCCGGTCACCTGTCCGGACGGTGGGGGGACTTTCCTCATGCCTCGCGGATGCGGGGCACGGGAACCGGGCTCTCTCTGCCAGTCGAGACTACTCGGTTTTATCGCATAAGCCGTTCGATTCGAGGGACCCCCTCACGTTTCTCGGTGGCTTGGGCGGGAATCAAGCCCCGAAACTGGTGGTGACAAGGGAAGCGTTCAAGTTAAACCAATGCATAAGAATAGATATGTCCGAGGCGCAGACCGTACACCTCACCTACGAGGATGGGGCGAGGGCGGTCGAATTAGCGCGGGAATCGGTCGAATCGTATGTTCTTCACGGGCAACGTGAACAGCCAGGTAGTATGCGCGATGCATTCTACGCTCGAACGGGGGCATTCGTACGAATACAATCCACGCGGGGACGGGGGCGGCTACGGGGGTGTGCCGGCGCCTACCGCGGAAAAGACCAACTGGGCCACGCCATCGTGGACGCCGCCATCCAGGCCGCGTCCGGCGATTCCTGTGGCTCCGAGATAGAACAGCCGGAGCTTCCGAACCTGAATATCTCCGTCTGTATCGTCTGTAATCACGTCCTAACGAACGACCCGGTGGCCGATATCGAACTCGGCACACACGGCGTCGCCGTCGACATGGACGGGCAACACGGCTGGCTCTACCCGACGATACCGGTCGAAAACGGTTGGAGCGAAGAGCAGTTCCTCACCCACGCCTGCCGGAAGGCGGGGCTGCCGCCACTCGCGTGGCAAGACGAGGACGCCATGGTGACGCTGTTCGAGGGACAGGTGTTCCGCGAACGCGCCGACGGCGGCAGCGTCGAAGAACTGTAACGGAACCGAAAACGGGAGCGGGGAAGGGGGGTCGGCGGGCCCGAACGGCCGCCGACGGCTTCTGCGCCTCTCGTGTCACTTTTCGCGGTCGGTCGTCGCGCCGGAAGCGACGGCGTTCTCGGCGTCTCCCCGTCAGGAGTCGTCTGCCCCGTACGCCGTCAGGTCGGCGTCGCGCGCGGCCCGTTCGGCCGCCGCGTCGACGTCGAAGGAGACGCCGTCGACGAGTTCGCCGTCGCGGAGGAGGGGTTCGAGCAGTCGTTCGCCGTCCGCGGACTCCTCGCGCCCGCGGAACTCGATTCGGTGGCCGCCCTCGGGCGTCCGGTACACCTCCTTCGCGCCGGTGAGTTTGCCGCGCTTTGCCGCCTCGCGGCCCTCTATCTCGACGATGTCGAGTGCGAAATCCACCGGGTCGGCGTTCGAGACGTAGCCGCCGACGCCGAACCCGTCGGCCACGTCGCGGAGGTGTCTCAGTTCCGTCGGGCCGAGGCCGCCGGAGACGAACACCTCCACGTCCGCGTCGTGCGCGTCGAGCATCCACTGCACCTCGCGGACGATGTGCCGGAAGTCGCCGCGGCGCGAGGAGGTGGTGTCGAGGCGGACGCTATCGAGGCGGTCACCGAGTGCGTCCACCGCCCGGAGCACCTCGTCCACCTCGTCGCTGTAGGTGTCACAGAGGGCCACACGCGGAACGGAGTCGTCCACCGCCTCGTCGAACGTTACCCACGCGTCTTCCTGATTTCCGCGGCCGAAACAGATCAACAGAGCGTGCGGCATCGTCCCGGACGCCTCGTGGCCGAGAATCTCGCCCGCCGCGACGTGCGAGATGCCGTCTACTCCCGCGACGAGTGCGCTTCGCTCTACCATCGCGGCGATAGAGGGGTGGACGTGCCGCGCGCCGAAAGAGAGGACGCGACTGTCCGGCGCGGCCCGGCGCACGTCGAGTGCCGCCGTCGCGACGCCGGAGGCGTGCGAGAGAAAGCCCAAAAGCGAGGTTTCGAACCGGGCGAACTCCAGGTACGGCCCCTCGATTCGCATCACCGGGCCGCCGTCGAACAGGCGGCCCTCGGGGATAGCGTCGACGTCTACGTCGCGTCCTTCGAGGAGTGCGGCGGCGTCTTTCACCCCGGCGAGCAGTTCGTACTCGCCGGTCGAGAACTGATCCGCCGTCACTTCGGCGACGACGTGCGGGTTCTTCCCCGCGTGTCGAAGCGTCGTCTCCGTTCGCTCGAAGTACGCGTCGGTGGCGCTCCCGTCGCGGATAGCGTCCTCACCGACGATGTCGAACGTAGTCATAGGGGTGGCTATTCGCGGAGCAACGAAAAGGTCACGTGTTCGGCACGCGCGACCGACGGAGAGTCACCGCCGACGCGACGGCTGTCAGCAGACGGCGACGTCCGCCCGGTAGACGTTGCCGTCGTGTTCGACGTACGGACGGTCGACCCAGAACCGGTATCCCTCTCCGCTCTCTTCGAGTTCCGCGCTCCCCTCGACGAGTGCCATGTCGAACTCGGCTTTTCGCTCCGCGGAGAGGTTACCGTAGGCCAGAGCCGTCTCGTTCGTCGGGTGCTCGACGGCTTCGAGATAGAGAACTGCAGAGCAGTCCTGCGTCGACGACGCCCGACCGCTCGCGTTCGGCGCCGCGTTCGTCACAGACCCGGACGCCTCGGTCAGTTCGGCCTCCGGTTCGGTCGTCGTCGATTCCGTCTCCGTCCGCGCGTCCGAGTCGGGAGAACCCGGCGCGCCCGAACAACCCGCGAGAACGACGAGGGCCGCGACGAGAAGTGTGCGGAGGTCCATAGACACCCAGTGGGGAGTATCCGGTAAGTGCTTTCTCTACCGGGGCCGCTCGTGGACGGCGTCTAACTGCCCCCTCGTCGGCGCGTTGACGACCGTGACGCGAGTTCCCCGGCGCGTCACGCGGAACGCGTCGGCGTACGGCCCGTCCTCGACGACGAACGTGTTCGGCCCCGCCCGCGTCGCGTTCAGTCCCGTCCGAAGCGCCGTCTCGTAGGCGGCCGAAAACTCCGCCGCGTCTCGCTTTGTCTCCCACTCGGTGGCCCAGACGTAACCGAACTCACCGCCGTCGCTTCGGTACGGAACGACGGCGTCGCCCGCCCACCCGGCACTCGCGTTCGCCTCGTAGTTGTACCGCGAGTACGCGCCGGTGTCGCGTTCGAGCGTCGCCGAAGGTATCGCACCCCGCCTGAGGAGCATCACGAAGATGGGCGCTTCGCCGACGGTGCTTCCGACCGGTTCGCGGTCGAACCGCGACCACGGGTCGGCCGCCCTGTCGGGCACCGCGACTTCGACCGGTCTGTCGTCGGGGTACGCCTCGGGGTGGAGTATCTGCTCTGTGGACGCCGGGTGGTTCGCGTACGCCGCGTCGACGGCGTCCCACCCGCCGCGGTCCCGAAGCGACCGGACGAACGTCGGGCCTTCGCTGTACGGCGCGTAGATGGTCAAGTACACCCCGCGGTCGAAGTCGTCTCTGGGTATCTCTCGGTCGGGTCGTGAAACGCAGTCCCACTCGCCGTCGCAGCGTTCCTCGTACAGTCGCTCGACGTACCGCGCGTCGCCTTCGACGAGGCCGTCCTCGGCGAGGCGGCCGTCGAGCGTCCGGGGCGCGCCGCGGACGTCGAACTGCTGGTACTGGAGCGCGTGCATCAGTTCGTGCGCCAGCGTCGCTCTGTCTATCACCGGGTTCTCGGCGTCGCTGACGACGACGATTCGCTCCTCGGAGGGCGAGTAGTAGCCGAGGACGGCGTCGCCGTACAGGTCGTCGAACACCGATTCGACGGTCCTGTCCTCGCCGACCAACAGGAGCGCCTCCCACAGTTGGTCGTTCCAGCCCGGACCGGCGGCCTCCCCGTCGCCGCCCGACTGCTCGCGGTACTCCGCGCGCGTCAGCACGTCCACGTCCACCGACTCCTCGAATTCGAGCCCGCGGACGCGTTCGACGCGGGCCATCGTCCGGGCGACGAAGGCGTCGCGTTCGGTGGCGTTCAGGCCGTCGGACTGGTCTACGTCTATGGACTCGTTGTACCAGTAGCCGCTCTCCCAGCCGATTCGGTCGGTCCGTGGGTCGTCCGGCCACGCCCCGTAGTTCGACTCTGCGACGGGCGCGGCACACCCCGAGACCAGAAGCGTCGCGGCCACGAGAAGCGTGACGACGTGGTCGTGCGTGACGATCACATACTATCGGTCGGTCCGGTCGGACAAAAGAATTCGCGAGGAGTCAGTCAGGCGTCTCGCGGGCGGATGTCGTTCAGGTCGCCGGGGTCGGGTCCGTTGACGATGACGACGCGGGTTCCATCGCGCGTCACGCGGAACGCGTCTTCGAACTCGCCGTCGGGGACGACGTACGTGTTCTCGCCGCGTTCCGTCGCGTCGTGCGCGGACAGCATGTTCCGATACGCGTTCTGGAACTGCCGCGCGTCGGCTTCGGAGTCCCACTCGGTCACCCAGACGTAGCCGAACTCGCGCGCGTCACCAGACTGCGTCTGGTTGCCCGCCGAGTTTTGCTCGGCGGCGTCGCCGGAGCCCTTCTTGTACGGGAACAGGCGGTCGTTGCCCCACCCGTTCGACGGTTTCGCGTCGTAGTTGTACGTGTCGTATCGGCTGTCGGGCTGAAAGAGGCCCCGCGGGTTGACTGTGTCTGCGCCGGTAGTTCGGGCCTGATACCAGAACATGGAGAAGATAGACGCCTCCCCGACGGTGTCTGACCCGTCTTGGCCCTGACTCTCGAACGTCGACCAGCCGTTTCGGCCTCGGTCTCTGAACGCTATCGGCACCGGTTCGTCGTCCGTCCCGTGGATGACCTGTTCGGTGGACTCCGGCGGGTTCTCTAACTGGTCGTCCACCGCCTCCCACCCGCCGCTTTGGTAGTGTTCGGAGATGAACACCGGACCGTCGGAGTAGGGTTGGAAGATGGTGAGGAAGATACCGTAGTTCCGTCCGTCCGAGGAGGACGACTCGGA
The genomic region above belongs to Halopelagius inordinatus and contains:
- a CDS encoding nicotinate phosphoribosyltransferase — translated: MTTFDIVGEDAIRDGSATDAYFERTETTLRHAGKNPHVVAEVTADQFSTGEYELLAGVKDAAALLEGRDVDVDAIPEGRLFDGGPVMRIEGPYLEFARFETSLLGFLSHASGVATAALDVRRAAPDSRVLSFGARHVHPSIAAMVERSALVAGVDGISHVAAGEILGHEASGTMPHALLICFGRGNQEDAWVTFDEAVDDSVPRVALCDTYSDEVDEVLRAVDALGDRLDSVRLDTTSSRRGDFRHIVREVQWMLDAHDADVEVFVSGGLGPTELRHLRDVADGFGVGGYVSNADPVDFALDIVEIEGREAAKRGKLTGAKEVYRTPEGGHRIEFRGREESADGERLLEPLLRDGELVDGVSFDVDAAAERAARDADLTAYGADDS
- a CDS encoding Hvo_1808 family surface protein, whose amino-acid sequence is MIVTHDHVVTLLVAATLLVSGCAAPVAESNYGAWPDDPRTDRIGWESGYWYNESIDVDQSDGLNATERDAFVARTMARVERVRGLEFEESVDVDVLTRAEYREQSGGDGEAAGPGWNDQLWEALLLVGEDRTVESVFDDLYGDAVLGYYSPSEERIVVVSDAENPVIDRATLAHELMHALQYQQFDVRGAPRTLDGRLAEDGLVEGDARYVERLYEERCDGEWDCVSRPDREIPRDDFDRGVYLTIYAPYSEGPTFVRSLRDRGGWDAVDAAYANHPASTEQILHPEAYPDDRPVEVAVPDRAADPWSRFDREPVGSTVGEAPIFVMLLRRGAIPSATLERDTGAYSRYNYEANASAGWAGDAVVPYRSDGGEFGYVWATEWETKRDAAEFSAAYETALRTGLNATRAGPNTFVVEDGPYADAFRVTRRGTRVTVVNAPTRGQLDAVHERPR
- a CDS encoding TIGR00296 family protein; this translates as MSEAQTVHLTYEDGARAVELARESVESYVLHGQREQPGSMRDAFYARTGAFVRIQSTRGRGRLRGCAGAYRGKDQLGHAIVDAAIQAASGDSCGSEIEQPELPNLNISVCIVCNHVLTNDPVADIELGTHGVAVDMDGQHGWLYPTIPVENGWSEEQFLTHACRKAGLPPLAWQDEDAMVTLFEGQVFRERADGGSVEEL